The following proteins are co-located in the Streptomyces sp. DT2A-34 genome:
- a CDS encoding MFS transporter yields MTTTTTWALPRVLSNRNAALYLAGVVVSGFGTSALWLASGVWVKDLTGSDGLAALCMLAMWAPTLAGPLLGTLADRTRRKPLLIGANLLLAALLLALFTVDSPDRLWLLFAVLFVYGTAGVVHDAAESALVASAVPAPLLGDFNGLRMTASEGMKLLAPLAGAGVYAAYGGASVALLDAVTFVVATGLYACLRVRESRPEPPADGWRAQTIEGARHLWTHPRLRPLVLAGGTTMLFAGLNGAMIYAVIDGLGHAPAYAGVLYAVQGAGSVAIGLLSGPALRRLGERRFAAYGIALTALAAGLRAIPSEPLTLVCSAASGVGLPCVLIAALTAVQRETPDALLGRTAATANTLVFTPNAIGLAAGAALVELLDVRLVLAVLGPVWLVTAVPLLQSAASPSRTATKSPSDANPA; encoded by the coding sequence ATGACGACGACCACCACCTGGGCACTCCCCCGCGTCCTGAGCAACCGCAACGCCGCCCTCTACCTCGCCGGAGTCGTGGTCTCCGGCTTCGGCACCTCGGCGTTGTGGCTGGCGTCCGGCGTATGGGTCAAAGACCTCACCGGATCCGACGGTCTGGCCGCGCTGTGCATGCTCGCCATGTGGGCACCCACCCTGGCCGGCCCGCTCCTCGGCACGCTCGCCGACCGCACCCGCCGCAAACCGCTGCTGATCGGCGCGAACCTCCTCCTGGCCGCCCTCCTGCTCGCCCTCTTCACCGTCGACTCCCCGGACCGCCTCTGGCTCCTCTTCGCGGTCCTGTTCGTCTACGGCACCGCGGGCGTCGTCCACGACGCCGCCGAGTCCGCCCTCGTCGCCTCCGCCGTGCCCGCGCCCCTGCTCGGCGACTTCAACGGGCTGCGCATGACGGCCTCCGAGGGCATGAAGCTCCTCGCCCCGCTGGCCGGCGCGGGCGTCTACGCGGCGTACGGCGGCGCGAGTGTCGCCCTGCTCGACGCGGTGACGTTCGTGGTCGCGACCGGCCTGTACGCCTGCCTCCGCGTCCGCGAGAGCAGGCCAGAGCCGCCGGCCGACGGCTGGCGGGCGCAGACCATCGAGGGCGCCCGCCACCTCTGGACCCACCCCCGGCTGCGCCCCCTCGTCCTGGCCGGCGGCACCACCATGCTCTTCGCCGGCCTCAACGGGGCGATGATCTACGCCGTCATCGACGGCCTCGGGCACGCGCCCGCGTACGCCGGTGTGCTGTACGCCGTCCAGGGCGCCGGCTCGGTGGCGATCGGGCTGCTCTCCGGCCCCGCGCTGCGCCGCCTGGGCGAACGCCGTTTCGCCGCGTACGGCATCGCTCTGACGGCCCTCGCCGCCGGCCTGCGGGCGATCCCGTCCGAGCCACTGACCCTGGTCTGCAGCGCGGCGAGCGGCGTAGGGCTGCCCTGCGTGCTGATCGCCGCGCTCACCGCCGTGCAGCGCGAGACGCCGGACGCCCTGCTCGGCCGTACCGCCGCCACGGCCAACACGCTCGTCTTCACGCCGAACGCCATCGGGCTGGCCGCGGGGGCGGCGTTGGTCGAACTGCTCGACGTACGGCTCGTGTTGGCCGTCCTGGGCCCGGTGTGGCTGGTGACGGCCGTACCGCTGCTTCAGAGCGCGGCGAGCCCCTCCCGCACCGCCACCAAGTCCCCGTCCGACGCCAACCCCGCGTGA
- a CDS encoding VOC family protein produces MRTLHFGLRVADLDRSLAFYTAVGYEVIGSVPDTPFGSLTMLKLPGDEFVSIELVHDAAGGYTAEVDTGNRSVLNHFVIKAESMTATLGELAAQGIDAEAPVSPDGSDDFLTAWLTDPDGNRIELVQWPAGHPDGITGADWTE; encoded by the coding sequence ATGAGGACCCTGCACTTCGGCCTTCGCGTCGCCGACCTCGACCGATCGCTCGCGTTCTACACGGCCGTCGGCTATGAGGTGATCGGCAGCGTCCCCGACACCCCGTTCGGAAGCCTGACCATGCTGAAGCTCCCCGGCGACGAGTTCGTCAGCATCGAACTCGTCCACGATGCCGCCGGCGGATACACGGCCGAGGTCGACACCGGTAACAGAAGCGTCCTCAACCATTTCGTCATCAAGGCGGAGTCGATGACGGCCACTCTCGGCGAACTCGCCGCGCAGGGCATCGACGCCGAGGCGCCCGTATCGCCGGACGGTTCGGACGACTTCCTGACGGCATGGCTCACCGATCCGGACGGCAACCGGATCGAGCTGGTCCAGTGGCCGGCGGGACATCCCGACGGCATCACGGGCGCCGACTGGACGGAATGA